A single Phycisphaerales bacterium DNA region contains:
- a CDS encoding Glu/Leu/Phe/Val dehydrogenase gives MMSKPSKGANGTAATSKPAPAKAAKPAAAKPAKARKGARPEQAPEGSEQLMRHSVFDELAFPTDPNNLYRQTVGSMLQAADLMNLPHELKIILAQPKNEIMVHFPVRMDDGQFRLFKGYRVQHNNALGPYKGGLRFHHDVHLDDVKSLSFLMTMKCSLVGVPYGGGKGGIKVDPYKHSKAEMERIVRRFTAAIAHDIGPDYDIPAPDVGSNSQHMAWIADTYSSISEGSGKNGMAVVTGKPVEIGGSLGREKATGQGVVDTLVEMLPEIGVDIKNCKVSILGYGNVGSWSGRIVQDKGAKVIAVMDHTGAIRNDGGLDAHALAIHCQKTGGVAGFKGATAIAKDEFYKTKVDVFIPAALEQMIQEPEAKLLNCKVVAEGANAPTTPAGERILQQRGIEVLPAILCNAGGVTVSYFEWVQNKTSHAWELETVDRELNKHMIAAARRCRDARKKYKCDLRTAAYIGALERLKQAYLVRGIFP, from the coding sequence ATGATGAGCAAGCCCTCCAAGGGCGCGAACGGGACCGCCGCCACCTCCAAGCCCGCCCCCGCGAAGGCGGCCAAGCCCGCCGCGGCCAAGCCCGCCAAGGCGCGTAAGGGCGCGCGGCCCGAGCAGGCGCCGGAGGGCTCTGAGCAGCTGATGCGGCACTCGGTGTTCGATGAGCTCGCGTTCCCGACCGACCCCAACAACCTGTACCGGCAGACGGTGGGCAGCATGCTGCAGGCCGCGGACCTGATGAACCTGCCGCACGAGCTGAAGATCATCCTGGCGCAGCCGAAGAACGAGATCATGGTGCACTTCCCGGTGCGCATGGACGACGGGCAGTTCCGTCTGTTCAAGGGCTACCGGGTGCAGCACAACAACGCGCTGGGCCCGTACAAGGGCGGGCTGCGGTTCCACCACGACGTGCACCTTGATGACGTCAAGAGCCTGTCGTTCCTGATGACGATGAAGTGCAGCCTGGTGGGCGTGCCCTACGGCGGCGGCAAGGGCGGCATCAAGGTCGATCCCTACAAGCACAGCAAGGCGGAGATGGAGCGGATCGTGCGGCGGTTCACCGCGGCGATCGCGCACGACATCGGGCCCGACTACGACATCCCCGCGCCCGACGTCGGCAGCAACAGCCAGCACATGGCGTGGATCGCCGACACCTACTCGTCGATCAGCGAGGGCAGCGGCAAGAACGGCATGGCCGTGGTGACCGGGAAGCCCGTCGAGATCGGCGGTTCGCTGGGTCGCGAGAAGGCGACGGGCCAGGGCGTCGTTGACACCCTGGTCGAGATGCTGCCCGAGATCGGCGTTGACATCAAGAACTGCAAGGTGAGCATCCTGGGCTACGGCAACGTGGGCTCGTGGAGCGGGCGGATCGTGCAGGACAAGGGCGCCAAGGTGATCGCGGTGATGGACCACACCGGCGCCATCCGCAACGACGGCGGGCTGGACGCCCACGCCCTCGCCATCCACTGCCAGAAGACCGGCGGCGTGGCGGGGTTCAAGGGCGCGACCGCGATCGCGAAGGACGAGTTCTACAAGACCAAGGTCGACGTGTTCATCCCCGCGGCCCTGGAGCAGATGATCCAGGAGCCCGAGGCCAAGCTGCTCAACTGCAAGGTGGTGGCCGAGGGCGCCAACGCCCCCACCACCCCCGCGGGCGAGCGGATCCTGCAGCAGCGGGGCATCGAGGTGCTGCCGGCCATCCTGTGCAACGCCGGCGGCGTGACCGTGTCCTACTTCGAGTGGGTGCAGAACAAGACCAGCCACGCGTGGGAGCTGGAGACGGTGGACCGCGAGCTGAACAAGCACATGATCGCGGCGGCGCGGCGCTGCCGTGACGCCCGCAAGAAGTACAAGTGCGACCTGCGCACGGCGGCGTACATCGGGGCGCTGGAGCGGCTCAAGCAGGCGTACCTCGTGC
- a CDS encoding SLC13 family permease, with protein MNSPVGGPVGGRPTRLRHALFLMLGPALALLVYFLLPHSEALTHAGRATAAVAVLMTVWWLAEVIPLEVAGLMPLVLLPALGVMDLKRVAPAYADPIILLFLGGMLLGQALERWGLHRRIGLSAVALLGSSPSRLVAAILAATAFMSMWVSNTAAAVMMLPIATSVVSAVKAETSDADPRLTRNLGLSLVLAVAYGASIGGVGTLIGTPPTAQIAAFANSRYGAGSLTFAQWLVVGVPAVVLCCGVAWVLLTRFLYPVRGANLASVHPVLMQRRRELGRMSSPEWRVLVIFAATAAAWIAVPMLESVEPFRAALVWVESSKDGTVIAQWARASDTAIAIAGALLLFIVPAGVPAGSRERRGDAATRADVAPPRPLLTWAEGSQVPWGVLLLFGGGLALAKAIEVTGFDKYLAGFGGALTDWPSELVVAFTVVAATFLSEVTSNTAQTAIMLPVGAAFAQSVNAPAGVVLIPGVLGACLAFMLPGGTPPNAVVFSSRLITIRQMAWAGLWMNLACAVVVVGLVLVLRALGWLPGLGWR; from the coding sequence GTGAACTCGCCCGTGGGCGGGCCGGTGGGAGGGCGGCCCACGCGGCTCCGTCACGCGCTGTTCCTAATGCTCGGGCCGGCGCTGGCGCTGCTGGTCTACTTCCTGCTCCCCCACTCCGAGGCGCTGACGCACGCGGGGCGGGCGACGGCCGCGGTGGCGGTGCTGATGACGGTGTGGTGGCTGGCGGAGGTGATCCCGCTGGAGGTCGCGGGGCTGATGCCGCTGGTGCTGCTGCCGGCGCTGGGCGTGATGGACCTCAAGCGCGTCGCCCCCGCGTACGCCGACCCCATCATCCTGCTGTTCCTGGGCGGCATGCTGCTGGGGCAGGCGCTGGAGCGCTGGGGGCTGCACCGGCGGATCGGGCTGAGCGCGGTGGCGCTGCTGGGGAGCAGCCCGTCGCGCCTGGTCGCGGCGATCCTGGCGGCGACCGCCTTTATGAGCATGTGGGTGAGCAACACCGCCGCGGCGGTGATGATGCTGCCGATCGCGACCAGCGTTGTGAGCGCGGTGAAAGCGGAGACAAGTGACGCCGACCCGCGCCTGACGCGGAACCTGGGGCTGTCGCTGGTGCTGGCGGTGGCGTACGGGGCGAGCATCGGCGGGGTGGGCACGCTGATCGGCACGCCGCCCACGGCGCAGATCGCCGCGTTCGCGAACTCGCGTTACGGCGCGGGCTCGCTCACGTTCGCGCAGTGGCTGGTGGTGGGTGTGCCTGCGGTGGTGCTGTGCTGCGGGGTGGCGTGGGTGCTGCTGACGCGGTTTCTTTATCCCGTGCGCGGGGCGAACCTCGCGAGCGTGCACCCGGTGTTGATGCAGCGGCGGCGGGAGCTGGGGCGGATGTCTTCGCCGGAGTGGCGGGTGCTCGTCATCTTCGCGGCCACGGCCGCGGCGTGGATCGCGGTGCCAATGCTGGAGAGCGTGGAGCCGTTCCGCGCGGCGTTGGTGTGGGTCGAGAGTTCGAAAGACGGCACCGTGATCGCCCAGTGGGCGCGGGCGAGCGACACCGCCATCGCGATCGCGGGGGCGCTGCTGCTGTTCATCGTGCCTGCCGGGGTGCCTGCGGGCTCGCGCGAGAGGCGCGGCGACGCGGCCACTCGCGCCGACGTGGCCCCGCCCCGCCCGCTGCTCACGTGGGCGGAGGGCTCGCAGGTGCCGTGGGGTGTGCTGCTGCTGTTCGGCGGCGGGCTTGCACTGGCGAAGGCCATCGAGGTCACGGGGTTCGACAAGTACCTCGCGGGGTTCGGCGGCGCACTCACCGATTGGCCCAGCGAGCTCGTGGTCGCCTTCACCGTGGTGGCCGCGACGTTCCTCTCGGAGGTCACCAGCAACACCGCGCAGACCGCCATCATGCTCCCCGTCGGCGCCGCCTTCGCCCAGAGCGTCAATGCCCCCGCGGGCGTGGTCCTGATCCCCGGCGTGCTGGGCGCCTGCCTCGCCTTCATGCTCCCGGGCGGCACGCCGCCCAACGCCGTGGTGTTCTCCTCACGCCTGATCACCATCCGGCAAATGGCGTGGGCGGGGCTGTGGATGAACCTTGCGTGCGCGGTGGTGGTGGTGGGTTTGGTTTTGGTTCTGCGCGCGCTGGGGTGGTTGCCGGGGTTGGGGTGGCGCTGA
- a CDS encoding DMT family protein, which translates to MAPRWLLAVLLLTASNIFMTYAWYYHVKQKQWALWTAILISWAIAGVEYCLQVPANRLGHVNFGGPFTAPQLKVLQEALTLVVFAIFSITVLNEKLRNTDLLAFCLIFAAVIVAFMGPHWKGLAWINGVGAGQ; encoded by the coding sequence ATGGCACCCCGCTGGCTCCTGGCCGTCCTCCTCCTGACCGCCTCCAACATCTTCATGACCTACGCGTGGTACTACCACGTGAAGCAGAAGCAGTGGGCCCTGTGGACCGCCATCCTTATCTCCTGGGCGATCGCGGGGGTGGAGTACTGCCTGCAGGTTCCGGCCAACCGCCTGGGGCACGTCAACTTCGGGGGGCCCTTCACCGCCCCGCAGCTGAAGGTGCTGCAGGAGGCCCTCACGCTGGTGGTGTTCGCGATTTTCTCGATCACGGTACTGAATGAGAAGCTGCGGAACACGGACCTGCTGGCGTTCTGCCTGATCTTCGCGGCCGTGATCGTGGCGTTCATGGGGCCGCACTGGAAGGGGCTGGCGTGGATCAATGGGGTGGGGGCGGGGCAGTGA
- a CDS encoding lysophospholipid acyltransferase family protein produces the protein MPDAPPKHRPPRTRKRKPRAIQVAQAVVARSAMGLPLILGLNPSMNAARALGRWIPPNLLKKHFGRAVQNLSEAFPDWPQERVHQYAIHSYQHLAQLGVEIAFAPRLITHEGFARHLVFTRIESALAHLLRDGPVILITGHVGNWELIGYAISMLGFPMHAVYRPLDSEPLDQWLRDTRERRGLTLVSKFGAVRALPPVLRAGHPVGLVADQSGGDRGLFTPFFGRLTSTYKSVGLLAMQTNATVVCGMARRMRQGEPPPPGSWLETPGQGRQFTSTPEQPSLRYSVELVDTFSPKDWMSQPDPLFYLTARYRKAIETMVRMAPEQYFWMHRIWRSRPAHERLNKPFPANLRDKLLSLPWMSQADVDAVIDRSRRDTLELHPSS, from the coding sequence TTGCCCGACGCCCCCCCCAAACACCGCCCCCCGCGCACCCGCAAAAGGAAGCCCCGCGCCATCCAGGTCGCGCAGGCCGTGGTGGCCCGCTCCGCCATGGGCCTCCCCCTCATCCTCGGCCTCAACCCCTCGATGAACGCCGCCCGCGCGCTCGGCCGCTGGATCCCCCCCAACCTCCTCAAGAAGCACTTTGGCCGCGCCGTGCAGAACCTCTCCGAGGCCTTCCCCGACTGGCCCCAGGAGCGCGTCCACCAGTACGCCATCCACAGCTACCAGCACCTCGCGCAACTCGGCGTCGAGATTGCCTTCGCCCCCCGCCTCATCACCCACGAGGGCTTCGCCCGCCACCTCGTCTTCACCCGCATCGAGTCCGCCCTCGCACACCTCCTCCGCGATGGCCCCGTCATCCTCATCACCGGCCATGTGGGCAACTGGGAGCTCATCGGCTACGCCATCTCGATGCTCGGCTTCCCCATGCACGCCGTGTACCGCCCGCTCGACTCCGAGCCCCTCGACCAGTGGCTCCGCGACACCCGCGAACGCCGCGGCCTCACCCTCGTCAGTAAGTTCGGCGCCGTCCGCGCCCTCCCGCCCGTCCTCCGCGCCGGGCACCCCGTCGGCCTGGTCGCCGACCAGTCCGGCGGCGACCGCGGCCTCTTCACCCCCTTCTTCGGCCGCCTCACCTCCACCTACAAGTCCGTCGGCCTCCTCGCCATGCAGACCAACGCCACCGTCGTCTGCGGCATGGCCCGCCGCATGCGCCAGGGCGAGCCCCCGCCCCCCGGCTCATGGCTCGAAACCCCCGGCCAAGGCCGCCAGTTCACCTCCACCCCCGAGCAGCCCAGCCTCCGCTACAGCGTCGAGCTGGTCGACACCTTCAGCCCCAAAGACTGGATGTCGCAGCCCGACCCGCTGTTTTATCTGACCGCCCGCTACCGCAAGGCCATCGAGACGATGGTCCGGATGGCCCCCGAGCAGTACTTCTGGATGCACCGCATCTGGCGCAGCCGCCCCGCCCACGAGCGGCTCAACAAGCCCTTCCCCGCCAACCTCCGCGACAAGCTCCTCAGCCTCCCTTGGATGTCCCAGGCCGACGTCGACGCCGTCATCGACCGCAGCCGCCGCGACACCCTGGAACTCCACCCCAGCTCCTGA
- a CDS encoding response regulator, which yields MMTKDQETGRLTDVKVLIVDDDRDILESIDAAFQAEGALTQCVMDGNEAVRVCREEPPDIVILDMMLPKRSGFLALEKIKGCEDSPIVIMVTANEGKRHQAYAESLGVDRYLQKPVPLGKLLDTAVELLKAVEEEEGTEGAE from the coding sequence ATGATGACCAAGGACCAGGAGACCGGACGCCTCACCGATGTGAAGGTCCTGATCGTCGACGACGACCGCGACATCCTCGAGTCCATCGACGCGGCCTTCCAGGCCGAGGGCGCCCTCACCCAGTGCGTCATGGACGGCAACGAGGCCGTCCGCGTCTGCCGCGAGGAGCCGCCCGACATCGTCATCCTCGACATGATGCTCCCCAAGCGCTCCGGCTTCCTCGCCCTCGAGAAGATCAAGGGCTGCGAGGACAGCCCCATCGTCATCATGGTCACCGCCAACGAGGGCAAGCGCCACCAGGCCTACGCCGAGAGCCTCGGCGTTGACCGCTACCTCCAGAAGCCCGTGCCCCTGGGCAAGCTCCTCGACACCGCCGTCGAGCTCCTCAAGGCCGTCGAGGAAGAAGAAGGCACCGAGGGCGCCGAGTAA